The following is a genomic window from Manihot esculenta cultivar AM560-2 chromosome 9, M.esculenta_v8, whole genome shotgun sequence.
TTGGttgtttcttttctcctttcagcAGTATATAAtgagacattttatttttttaccactTTCTAAACCTTGTAatatcctttttctttttgcttgatgcatctttttgaagtttttgtgaTTCTGCATCCATGGGAAATGGTTTGTTAGAGAAGGTGGGTTTGACAGGGTACATATTGAGAGGTAGGAAATCGATTGCAAAATGATTCAGAACCCAAGAATCTATATCAGTTGTTGTTTACTTTACAAAATTGAATAAACTATGGGATAAACTTGGTGCTTTAAAGCATCATCTAACTATTTGTGAATGTGGTGCTTCTGAAGTATAACACAAGTATAATCTTGCAATAtacttgataaaattttctttgagCTGTTATTTACACACCACCTGCAGTAGGTATCAAGTCTTAAATTAGttatatattcaataaaaagACATTATTCTCTACATAATATGCTtcttaaaacaaaattttattcaatttattttaacaccataattctttttttcttgCAGTTAGTAATTTAACGGTCAGTAACTTATTTTACAAATCACTTTTTCCATAATTTGATCAGTTAAAATGATTTCTTCTGGTgcgttattatttataaatactaataattacattgtaaaatttataatttatttttattaatataatttatttaattaatttataatataatattttaatttacatataaaatCCACATGTTCACGTCtattttaatggattaaaaaattatacaaatatacattatttaaaatatttcaatttgatttgttcGATTAATTTActactttaatttaaatatatgaagttaatatataaatatatattatattactaaTACGTAATTTactcatataattaaaaaattagaaaataattaataaatttatgattgatataaaaaaaagtatatataatttgagtataataatttttttttaaaaatatatatgttaatgataattttattaaataatagatattagcaaatataataaaattttgaatatttcaattacaataaaaaaatcaactaaaatgatatattttcttaattttattttattataattttttggataactttgattaaatatattcatataataatGTGATATTAAGATAATAGGAGCCCAAATTTAATTGCCTATTtgcaataataatgataataataatgataataataataaagagatGAAAAAATAACGGTAAAATATTGTTTAGTTTGTGAAAGTGTTAAATTTGGTTGCAGAGAAATAGAGTGGTTTATTGGAGATTTTGGAACCAAAGGGACATTTATACTTTTTGGAGGGCAAACTCAAAGCGGCAATATAATGATTTATCTGGTTTTAAAGAGAGATAAATCAACGTCAATCAGACTAAGTATCCTACTACAGGTTCTTATACCCCACTTCTGATTAGATTGATAGGAGAATGAGAGATAGCTGAGTTTTAAGAGGTGATTTGTTCAAAGATCACAGGGACAACCAGTTACAAGATTTTGGAGTCGCTTTTATCAAAATGTCAGTTTTAGAGCTatttatacaaaattaaatataaaaggaaGTTTCTTGCTAGAATCTGATATATTTTTCTATGCTACAAAGTCTTAAGCGAGATAGTTGGCAACATGCTAAAAGGAAAAGCTATAGTTCTGATATTTTTATCTAACAGATTTTACTAACAAAATCTCAGTATCATGCAATACATGGTTTTAATGGTTCAAGCGAATTAGTGGGCAACATGCTAAAAGGAAAAGCTATAGTTCTGATACTTTTATACTAGATTTTACTACGATATActttaatttattagtaattttaatgaatttattaaagATTTGAAAATCCTTTAATAATTCTTAATATAAAAAGTtgtataaaaattcattaacaGATTTGAAATCTGTTGGTAATCTACTGGTATTACCAAcagatttaaaaatttgttggaaatttataaatttataaaataattggtGTTGGAATTTACTAACAgacttaaaatttattagtaaatcaCTAGTAATTTTAATCTGTTAGTAAATTTAGGGGTGTAAATGAAACAAACCGTTTGTAAGCTATTCGAGAttcgactcgataaaagcttGACCGAGTTCGACTCAATAAAAGCTTGACCGAGttcgactcgatttctaaatgATCCAAActcgaacttaatttttaggcttGTTTAGTAAACGAAACAAACTTAAACTCCATAGTATTCGTCTCGTTAAGACTCGTGAGCTCGGCTCGCGTTCAAATTTATGAGCAAACTCGTGAATAGTCTCGTTATGCAGGCTGAGATTaatatcataagagaaataaatttaaatcctgcatatactttcatgagccaaatctaaattttataaagtttaattttatattgtttaattatactattaaaacttgcatatatttggatCGTTAAGAGCTCATCTTTATAAATTTACTAGCTAATTTATATATGTGAAGGTCAGCTGCTTGCTTGATTTGGGACGTCCCACATCGACGAAGTACGGAAAATCAAAtctatatgtaatagttagtacgaaactactaaataatttaagttaACCATTCTAAGTCAGGTGAAAAGTGgattcaaaagttatttgaatTATTAATACTTAACTCATCTAAATTCAGTGCGAGATCGAAATGAGTAAAACTCGAATTCAGCTTgaacttaaaaaaattttaacgaactaAATTTGAACTCTTTAAAACTCAGCTCTACTCTTCGTTTACACCctaagtaaatttttaaaagtatttaaattactaacggatttaaaaattcgttactaaattttattagcaaattaataagtattaaatttattaacgaTGCTATCTGCTAGTTAATtctttgataaatttaaaataaaattttacataaaatttctGCGTTCTTTTTTTATAACTCATATTTTTCAGTTACCAACAAATTTACTACCAGATTTTAAATCCATTGGTAATTTTTGGAGAAAAAAaaggttgttttttttttcaaaatttagtaacaaattacaaatttattagtaatttgtGTTTATAAATATAACACAAGCTCTTGTGCTtttatcattcattcattttatcATCTATCTGCCTTTGTTCCATTTTTTCCCtttctctcatattttttttttattactttctttcatttcatttttttatatcataagtttttttcttttttttttttcgtttcttATCCTATTTTCTATCATTCTCTTTtctcttctattatttttttttcattcttcaTAATTGTCCTTTCATTTTCTCTATACTTTTCATTCatattagtttttttaatattattttcttttaacatattttttctatttacattttttctattattttctctttatttattttcttttctaatcatCTTTCACGTTTTTTTCACTTATCTAATCATCTTTTTTACCGGACTCTCATTCAttcttctttttcataatttttatttttctattattttctttatttttctttcttttttattattttctcattttatactatttacttttttttattttcacttttttggatataaattaaaaacttaataacaataataatataattttaagtcttattaaactaataaaaacttatttaaactcTCAATACATTTACTAATAAATTGCAATTCGTTAataatttactaacggatttcacatctgttaataaattatttttctcttatactaacgaatttaaaatttgttaataatttaaaatctgtTAGTAATAATAGCGGAAATTCCATTAATAAATCCACTAGTTTACTGATGAACTTAAAAACTGTTGGTAAAAATTTAACACCGAACTTTTTAACAACGTATTGTAATTTGTTAGTAAtccattattaatttatttaccaaTGGATTTTTATTAGATTGCCAAAGGAAAAATCACTGCATTATTAATACAAATTAAGAAGTTTGTTGATTCTTATCTTTACAATAACGTGTCTTTTAAACTCTTAAGAATTTTGAAGCTAAAATTGAAGAAACATTCATAATGTTGTATTTCTCCTTTGGTTGAAACTGTTATTCATGCAAGGTGATTTTTTTCTGTTATCACACTTTGGATTGATGTTTGTTATTGGAATgcatatgattattttattgatataaaataaatataaagaatatatagttaaaaagataattatagTTATGGATCCATTCGTgtcatttaattttactatcGATTTATAAATCGATTTGTAAATTATAAGAAACGAAGAGTTCTAATAATATAATACACTGTATATTAAatccataaaaataatttaattattataaatttaagttaatattattaataataaaataaaatttaaaatgcaaaatatatttagtgagtttaacatttcaaaattttattattttgaaataattttatatattaattttttactgatattaattaaaattataatattattcaaataaaatgtcAAAATAAAAATGTGCCAAACAGTTCTCATGAGAGTTAAgctttgtaaaaaaaattaatttttattatacaaaaataaagtaattaataataaaaaattatataacgttactcattttaaatttctaattatatacaattagactataataatatttttaaaaatatacattgataattatttattaaataaggaatattatttaataaaataaaaaatcaatattctacaattatattttataatattttattttaaaatataaaattaacaaaattaattaatttttaaataaatttaattaaatataaggtacggttataataaaatattatttttatgaaaataaatttaattaagtctctatatttttattaagagtcaaataaatttaatttaaaatttttaaaattttaagctaATTAAcctatgtaattttattaaaagctAAATAGATTctaacttaaaattatttttaataataaaatattatttttataatttaaaatattaaaatttagtattttaattatcataaaaattttaaaaaatatataaatataataaataatttctaaaattataaaaaaaaagttttatcatgtaaaaatttttattattaaaaaataatattaagttaGATTATGATTTATTTGACTTTTGagtaataatatagagatttaatttatctaaaattttgaattaaaattatttaactctTCAATGAAAGTGAGACTTAATtggatttatatttataaaattattattataaaatgataaatttaatttgttattaaataatatttttatttgaaaaattaataaaaaaaattacaaaatgtgGCGCATATAAACAATTCCCAATTTCCTTTTGTTATCCTTACCACTTTACCAGCAGGCAGAGAGCCTTCCTTTCCcgattctctatttcctttcctcATTCCCAATCTTCGATCCTTCCCTAAAAACAACTGACGAGAGATCGATGACGATGAAGATGCCTTGGAGGAGGAAGAGCAGGAGCTTCTATCTTCAGCTACAAGGGACAATTGGTACCATTCAATCTCCATTCCTATTCTTATTTACCAATTATTGCCATTCTTCTACTTCCACACTTGAAGATGCACGCTTCTTGacaaataacttcaaatctgcTTCTTTTACCCACCTTGATGATGCCATTGCTTCCTTCAATCATGTAATTCATATGCATCCTCTTCCTTCTAGGGCTCAATTTAGTAGATTCTTATCTGCCCTTGTGAAAATGAAACAATATCACACTGTCTTTTCCATGTCCAAAACAATTGAATTGGTAGGAATCTCTCACGATGTTTATTCTATTAAcatcttaattaattgcttCTGCCGTTTACATCTTGTGGATTTTGGCTTCTCTGTTTTCGGGAAGATGTTCAAATTCGGATTGGAGCCTACCACTGTGACATTTACTACcttaattaatgggctttgTATGGAGAGTAAAATCGATAAAGCAGTGGAATTTTTTGATGATATGGTTGCACGTGGTTATCAACCTGATGTTCGTACTTACAGTACGATAATAAACGGAATGTGTAAATTTGGGAAAACAAATGTGGCTATTGGGCTACTAAAGGGAATGGCTGATAGAGGTTGTGAGCCAAATGTTGTGACATACAATGCAATCATTGACGCACTTTGCAAGGATGAGCTAGTTGGTGAGGCTTTAGAGCTCTTCTCTCAAATGAGGAATAAGGGCATTTCACCTGATGTCATCACTTACACTGGTTTAATTCACGGTGTTTGCAAATTAGGCCAAAAGAACCAAGCTTTGGCCTTGATGAATGAAATGGTGGAGCAGAACATATCACCTGATGTTTATACCTTCAATGTATTGATTGACGCTCTTTGTAAGGATGGAATGGTTTCAGAGGCTCAAAATACATTCAAtgtaatgattcaaagaggtgtagAGCCTGATGTGGTCACCTACAATTCCTTAATTGATGGTCTTTGCATTTCAGACCAATTCAAGGAAGCTTTGGCCTTGTTGAAAGAAATGGTGGGGAGGAACATATCCCCTAGTGTTTTTACCTTCAATATATTGATCGACACTCTTTGTAAGAAAGGACTGGTTTCAAATGCACTGAAAATAATCAAgataatgattcaaagaggtgtggAACCTGATGTTGTCACTTATAATTCATTGATGGATGGATATTGTCTGTGCAAACAAATTGATAAGGCTAGAAAGGTATTTGATCTGATGGTGACCAATGAAATAGCTGACATTTTAGGCTACAACATTTTGATCAATGGATATTGTAAGTGCAAAATGATAGATGATGCAGAGGAACTTTTTGATGAAATGTCTCATAAAGGTTTAGTTCCTGATGTTGTTACTTATCATACTCTTATAAAGGGTATGTTTCAAGCAGGGAGGCCCCAAAATGCAAAAGAGCTTTTTAAGGATATGTGCTCTCATGGTCAACAGCCAGATATAGTAACCTTCTCAATTATGATTGATGGCTTGTGTAGACAGGGGAATCTCGATGAGGCACTcacactattgaaagcaatggaGAAAAGTCAGTTGAAGCCTAATGTTGTGATCTATAGCAGTCTGATCAATGGTATGTGCAAAGTTGGGAAGATTAATGATGC
Proteins encoded in this region:
- the LOC122724662 gene encoding pentatricopeptide repeat-containing protein At1g63330-like, with amino-acid sequence MTMKMPWRRKSRSFYLQLQGTIGTIQSPFLFLFTNYCHSSTSTLEDARFLTNNFKSASFTHLDDAIASFNHVIHMHPLPSRAQFSRFLSALVKMKQYHTVFSMSKTIELVGISHDVYSINILINCFCRLHLVDFGFSVFGKMFKFGLEPTTVTFTTLINGLCMESKIDKAVEFFDDMVARGYQPDVRTYSTIINGMCKFGKTNVAIGLLKGMADRGCEPNVVTYNAIIDALCKDELVGEALELFSQMRNKGISPDVITYTGLIHGVCKLGQKNQALALMNEMVEQNISPDVYTFNVLIDALCKDGMVSEAQNTFNVMIQRGVEPDVVTYNSLIDGLCISDQFKEALALLKEMVGRNISPSVFTFNILIDTLCKKGLVSNALKIIKIMIQRGVEPDVVTYNSLMDGYCLCKQIDKARKVFDLMVTNEIADILGYNILINGYCKCKMIDDAEELFDEMSHKGLVPDVVTYHTLIKGMFQAGRPQNAKELFKDMCSHGQQPDIVTFSIMIDGLCRQGNLDEALTLLKAMEKSQLKPNVVIYSSLINGMCKVGKINDAKELFSSLFEIGLQPDVYVYNAIMKGLCQQGLMDEAYKVFKDMEKVGCLPDNCCYNIIIQGFLKHEDLPKASELINEMVDKGFSADAATTELVVHLSLNNDLILSKLRNRSEASKGVQ